Proteins encoded within one genomic window of Triticum aestivum cultivar Chinese Spring chromosome 2D, IWGSC CS RefSeq v2.1, whole genome shotgun sequence:
- the LOC123049938 gene encoding uncharacterized protein isoform X2 — MATCTRAPPAAAAAAAAVTTDPGKERGAFLPELEKGKDAAILPPAIAPAVLAKPGKESGAFLPEVEKGKDDAILPAAVAPAFLAKTGKEMDSCLPPPEKEKPLARPAPNTATENLVNPGKKMRRPVPMTDEERNKIKELKEQHRSGLDELEDLFQIHRELRDYRDELLFRRRCLAARLVSRIVFQRRDAAYVKRHLDMGLKVGDKLPEELKQARLPISMALFLWHEMGRALHIGMDNFLDEYSNTEEYQRSMLALVPGAVCDENGAPRDSVASQE; from the exons ATGGCCACCTGCACCAgagcaccgcccgccgccgccgccgccgcggcggcggtGACCACCGATCCAG GGAAGGAGAGGGGCGCGTTCCTGCCGGAGCTGGAGAAGGGGAAGGATGCTGCCATCCTCCCGCCCGCTATTGCTCCTGCTGTCCTCGCCAAGCCAG GGAAGGAGAGTGGCGCGTTCCTGCCGGAGGTGGAGAAGGGGAAGGATGATGCCATCCTTCCGGCCGCCGTTGCTCCTGCTTTCCTCGCCAAGACTG GGAAGGAGATGGACTCGTGCTTGCCGCCCCCGGAGAAGGAGAAGCCACTCGCCCGCCCTGCGCCCAACACCGCTACTGAGAACCTCGTCAATCCAG GGAAGAAGATGCGCCGCCCTGTGCCGATGACGGATGAGGAGAGGAACAAGATCAAGGAGTTGAAGGAGCAGCACCGGTCAGGGCTCGATGAGTTAGAAGATCTTTTCCAGATACACAGGGAGCTGCGCGACTACCGCGACGAACTTCTTTTCAGGCGGAGGTGTCTGGCCGCACGTCTAGTCAGCCGAATCGTCTTCCAGCGCCGTGATGCTGCCTATGTCAAGCGCCATCTTGACATGGGCTTGAAGGTGGGGGATAAGTTGCCGGAGGAGCTCAAGCAGGCTAGGCTACCAATCTCGATGGCCCTTTTCTTGTGGCATGAAATGGGCAGGGCCTTGCACATAGGCATGGATAACTTCCTTGATGAGTACAGCAACACCGAGGAGTACCAGAGAAGTATGCTAGCGTTGGTGCCCGGGGCTGTTTGTGATGAGAATGGAGCCCCGCGTGATTCTGTTGCCTCCCAAGAGTAG
- the LOC123049938 gene encoding uncharacterized protein isoform X1, which yields MATCTRAPPAAAAAAAAVTTDPGKERGAFLPELEKGKDAAILPPAIAPAVLAKPGKESGAFLPEVEKGKDDAILPAAVAPAFLAKTAGKEMDSCLPPPEKEKPLARPAPNTATENLVNPGKKMRRPVPMTDEERNKIKELKEQHRSGLDELEDLFQIHRELRDYRDELLFRRRCLAARLVSRIVFQRRDAAYVKRHLDMGLKVGDKLPEELKQARLPISMALFLWHEMGRALHIGMDNFLDEYSNTEEYQRSMLALVPGAVCDENGAPRDSVASQE from the exons ATGGCCACCTGCACCAgagcaccgcccgccgccgccgccgccgcggcggcggtGACCACCGATCCAG GGAAGGAGAGGGGCGCGTTCCTGCCGGAGCTGGAGAAGGGGAAGGATGCTGCCATCCTCCCGCCCGCTATTGCTCCTGCTGTCCTCGCCAAGCCAG GGAAGGAGAGTGGCGCGTTCCTGCCGGAGGTGGAGAAGGGGAAGGATGATGCCATCCTTCCGGCCGCCGTTGCTCCTGCTTTCCTCGCCAAGACTG CAGGGAAGGAGATGGACTCGTGCTTGCCGCCCCCGGAGAAGGAGAAGCCACTCGCCCGCCCTGCGCCCAACACCGCTACTGAGAACCTCGTCAATCCAG GGAAGAAGATGCGCCGCCCTGTGCCGATGACGGATGAGGAGAGGAACAAGATCAAGGAGTTGAAGGAGCAGCACCGGTCAGGGCTCGATGAGTTAGAAGATCTTTTCCAGATACACAGGGAGCTGCGCGACTACCGCGACGAACTTCTTTTCAGGCGGAGGTGTCTGGCCGCACGTCTAGTCAGCCGAATCGTCTTCCAGCGCCGTGATGCTGCCTATGTCAAGCGCCATCTTGACATGGGCTTGAAGGTGGGGGATAAGTTGCCGGAGGAGCTCAAGCAGGCTAGGCTACCAATCTCGATGGCCCTTTTCTTGTGGCATGAAATGGGCAGGGCCTTGCACATAGGCATGGATAACTTCCTTGATGAGTACAGCAACACCGAGGAGTACCAGAGAAGTATGCTAGCGTTGGTGCCCGGGGCTGTTTGTGATGAGAATGGAGCCCCGCGTGATTCTGTTGCCTCCCAAGAGTAG